A region of Brevundimonas sp. NIBR10 DNA encodes the following proteins:
- a CDS encoding flagellar basal body P-ring protein FlgI — protein MMACAGGALAQSRIKDIASVEGVRTNQLVGYGLVVGLNGTGDSLRNAPFTRQSLEGMTERLGVNIRGANANTKNTAAVLVTAELPPFATPGARIDVAVASLGDAKSLLGGTLIVTSLQGADGQVYAVAQGSVQTGSVSGSGGSGSSVTRGVPTAGRIASGATVEAETGFNLDGMAEVRLTLRNPDFTTAQRVAAAINQTYPGTALAENGSVIALRAPAQLGMAGFISRVENLPVAVDVPAKVIIDEVNGVIVMGEAVRVSTVAIAQGNLTISVQESPQVSQPAPFSQGQTAVVPQSDVTVEEELGREIRLVNGGTSLSTLVNGLNALGVSPRDMISILQAIKAAGALQAEIEVM, from the coding sequence ATGATGGCCTGCGCCGGCGGGGCGCTTGCCCAGTCCCGCATCAAGGACATCGCCTCGGTCGAAGGCGTCCGCACCAACCAGTTGGTCGGATACGGCCTCGTCGTCGGCCTTAACGGCACCGGCGACTCGCTGCGTAACGCCCCCTTCACCCGTCAGTCACTGGAGGGGATGACCGAGCGGCTGGGCGTCAATATCCGCGGTGCCAACGCCAACACCAAGAACACCGCCGCCGTCCTGGTCACCGCCGAACTGCCCCCCTTCGCCACGCCGGGCGCCCGCATCGATGTCGCTGTCGCCAGCCTGGGCGACGCCAAGAGCCTGCTGGGCGGGACCTTGATCGTCACCAGCCTGCAAGGGGCCGACGGTCAGGTCTATGCGGTGGCGCAAGGGTCGGTCCAGACCGGTTCGGTCTCCGGCTCGGGCGGTTCGGGATCGTCCGTCACACGCGGCGTGCCGACCGCCGGACGCATCGCCTCGGGTGCCACGGTCGAGGCCGAGACCGGTTTCAACCTGGACGGCATGGCCGAGGTTCGCCTGACCCTGCGCAATCCCGACTTCACCACGGCCCAGCGGGTCGCCGCCGCCATCAACCAGACCTATCCCGGCACGGCCTTGGCAGAGAACGGTTCGGTCATCGCCCTGCGCGCGCCGGCCCAGCTCGGCATGGCGGGCTTCATCAGCCGGGTCGAGAACCTGCCCGTCGCCGTCGACGTGCCCGCCAAGGTGATCATCGACGAGGTCAACGGCGTCATCGTCATGGGCGAGGCGGTACGGGTCTCCACCGTCGCCATCGCGCAAGGCAACCTGACCATCTCCGTTCAGGAAAGCCCCCAGGTCAGCCAGCCGGCCCCCTTCAGTCAGGGCCAGACCGCCGTCGTCCCCCAGTCCGACGTGACGGTCGAGGAGGAACTCGGCCGCGAGATCAGGCTCGTGAACGGCGGAACCTCGCTCTCCACCCTGGTCAATGGCCTGAACGCCCTGGGCGTCTCGCCGCGCGACATGATCTCCATCCTCCAGGCCATCAAGGCCGCCGGTGCCCTCCAGGCCGAAATCGAGGTGATGTGA
- a CDS encoding flagellar assembly protein FliX has protein sequence MKVTGPSAPTTSTPSRAARATGGFSLGSTAGASASTAAPAAPATTNVAGLSALMALQGVETATERRRRAIRRGGGLLDRLDELKIALLSGEAGEGALERLGRDVREARTDDDEPGLTDLLNQIDLRAAVELAKAEVRRSAA, from the coding sequence ATGAAGGTGACCGGCCCCTCGGCCCCGACGACCTCGACGCCGTCTCGTGCGGCGCGTGCGACGGGCGGTTTCAGCCTGGGATCAACGGCTGGCGCGTCTGCGTCGACGGCCGCACCCGCAGCCCCTGCCACGACCAATGTCGCCGGTCTGTCGGCCCTGATGGCCTTGCAAGGGGTCGAAACCGCGACCGAACGCCGGCGTCGGGCCATCCGGCGCGGCGGCGGTCTGCTGGACCGTCTGGACGAGCTCAAGATCGCCCTGCTGTCGGGGGAAGCCGGGGAGGGGGCGCTTGAACGGCTCGGTCGGGACGTGCGCGAGGCCAGGACCGACGACGATGAGCCGGGTCTGACCGACCTTCTTAACCAGATCGATCTGCGCGCGGCGGTGGAACTCGCCAAGGCGGAAGTTCGCCGCAGTGCAGCATAA
- the dksA gene encoding RNA polymerase-binding protein DksA encodes MTAVASVVVPEPVAYRPSDDEPFMNERQLAYFKHKLMAWRDDILRESKGTVVNLKAETENHPDLLDRASSASDRALELRTRDRQRKLISKIEDALRRIEDGSYGYCEDTGEPIGLGRLEARPTATLSVEAQERHERRERVHRDD; translated from the coding sequence ATGACCGCAGTTGCCTCTGTCGTTGTTCCGGAACCGGTCGCCTATCGGCCGTCCGACGACGAGCCGTTCATGAACGAACGGCAACTGGCCTATTTCAAACACAAGCTGATGGCCTGGCGGGACGACATCCTGCGCGAGTCCAAGGGCACGGTGGTCAATCTGAAGGCCGAGACGGAGAACCATCCCGATCTGCTGGACCGCGCGTCCTCGGCCTCGGACCGGGCGCTGGAACTGCGCACGCGGGATCGACAGCGCAAGCTGATCTCCAAGATCGAGGACGCCCTCCGCCGTATCGAGGACGGCTCCTATGGCTATTGCGAGGACACCGGCGAACCGATCGGCCTTGGTCGGCTGGAAGCCCGTCCGACCGCGACCCTGTCGGTTGAAGCCCAGGAACGCCACGAACGCCGCGAGCGGGTCCACCGGGACGACTGA
- a CDS encoding type II toxin-antitoxin system VapC family toxin produces MIAVDASALVAILLEEPEAISFREFLLAQPHLVLSPIGYWEATTRLRSLRGDSGVAELQSVIHDLRIRVAPATRETARLACDAEATFGKRTAAKLNLGDCFAYALAKETDAPLLFKGNDFSETDVVPAIPA; encoded by the coding sequence GTGATTGCCGTAGACGCGTCGGCCCTGGTGGCCATTCTGCTCGAGGAACCCGAGGCGATCTCGTTTCGGGAGTTCCTGCTGGCTCAACCCCACCTCGTGCTTTCGCCGATCGGATACTGGGAGGCGACGACCCGACTACGAAGTCTGCGGGGAGATTCTGGCGTTGCTGAGTTGCAGTCGGTTATCCACGACCTTCGTATCCGGGTGGCACCCGCGACCCGGGAGACGGCCAGACTGGCTTGCGATGCCGAAGCGACCTTCGGCAAGCGAACGGCGGCGAAACTCAATCTCGGTGACTGCTTCGCCTACGCCCTGGCAAAGGAGACTGACGCGCCGCTTTTGTTCAAGGGCAATGATTTCAGCGAAACAGACGTCGTCCCCGCCATTCCTGCCTGA
- a CDS encoding type II toxin-antitoxin system VapB family antitoxin, with translation MNAPVQIRKPEVAERLRSLARLEGKSITELVEEMVRERDERLTSSREADIAERRRGVEEAVRRFNALPIVGPLLTDDDLYDEDGLPK, from the coding sequence ATGAACGCGCCCGTCCAGATTCGAAAGCCCGAAGTTGCAGAGCGGCTGAGAAGCCTGGCGCGCCTCGAGGGCAAGTCCATCACCGAACTGGTCGAGGAAATGGTGCGCGAACGCGACGAGCGGCTGACCTCCTCGCGCGAGGCCGATATCGCCGAGCGTCGCCGTGGCGTCGAAGAGGCCGTCCGTCGGTTCAACGCCCTGCCGATCGTTGGTCCCCTGCTGACGGACGATGACCTCTATGATGAAGACGGCCTGCCGAAGTGA
- the gltX gene encoding glutamate--tRNA ligase, protein MSANPPVKVRFAPSPTGKLHVGNVRTALVNWMFAKGQGGAFVLRIDDTDLARSTAAFEQGIEDDLTWLGLVWDERYNQSKRFDRYEEAASRLKAAGRLYPCYETGEELDRRRKVQLARGLPPIYDRAALDLTEADKAAFEAEGRKPHWRFKLEGRRVAWEDLARGHAEVDTTSMSDPVLVREDGLFLYTLPSVVDDIDMGITHVIRGEDHVTNTGAQIEIFEALGGPTPGFAHMPLLVGADGQALSKRLGSLSIAEMREQGYEPIAITSHLGRIGTSDPLEVGASVDALGDTFAFTKMGRSPARYDTADLDRLNAQALHAMPYSAAQVRLAALGVDLGETFWNAVRPNLVKFGDVVDQARIVQGPVTPMIEDAAFAEAALGLLPAVIDETAWSAWTSAVKEATGAKGKTLFMPLRLILTGQAHGPDMATIIPLIGRDRMVQRLNGETA, encoded by the coding sequence ATGTCCGCCAACCCGCCCGTCAAGGTCCGTTTCGCCCCGTCACCAACCGGGAAGCTGCACGTCGGCAATGTGCGGACCGCCCTTGTCAACTGGATGTTCGCCAAGGGACAGGGGGGGGCGTTCGTCTTGCGCATCGACGACACCGATCTGGCGCGCTCGACGGCCGCGTTCGAGCAGGGGATCGAGGACGACCTGACATGGCTGGGGCTGGTCTGGGACGAGCGGTACAACCAGTCCAAGCGTTTCGATCGCTATGAGGAAGCGGCATCGCGGCTGAAGGCAGCCGGGCGGCTTTATCCCTGTTACGAGACGGGTGAGGAGCTGGATCGGCGGCGCAAGGTGCAGTTGGCACGCGGCCTGCCGCCCATCTATGACCGGGCCGCGCTGGACCTGACCGAGGCCGACAAGGCGGCGTTCGAGGCCGAAGGTCGAAAGCCCCACTGGCGGTTCAAGCTGGAAGGTCGCCGTGTCGCCTGGGAGGACCTGGCGCGCGGTCATGCCGAGGTGGACACGACCTCGATGTCGGATCCCGTGCTGGTCCGCGAGGACGGGTTGTTCCTCTACACCCTGCCGTCGGTGGTGGACGACATCGACATGGGGATTACCCATGTCATCCGTGGTGAGGATCACGTCACCAACACCGGGGCACAGATCGAAATCTTCGAGGCTCTCGGCGGCCCAACGCCGGGTTTTGCCCATATGCCGCTGCTGGTCGGTGCCGACGGTCAGGCCCTGTCAAAGCGGCTGGGCTCGCTGTCGATCGCCGAGATGCGAGAGCAGGGATATGAGCCGATAGCCATCACCAGCCATCTGGGCCGGATCGGCACATCCGATCCGCTGGAAGTCGGTGCCTCGGTCGACGCGCTGGGCGATACCTTCGCCTTCACCAAGATGGGCCGGTCTCCGGCGCGGTACGACACGGCCGATCTCGACCGGCTGAACGCCCAGGCCCTGCACGCCATGCCGTATTCGGCCGCGCAGGTGAGGCTGGCAGCCTTGGGCGTCGACCTGGGCGAGACCTTCTGGAACGCCGTCCGGCCGAACCTGGTCAAGTTCGGTGACGTGGTCGATCAGGCTCGGATCGTCCAGGGGCCGGTGACGCCGATGATCGAAGATGCGGCATTCGCCGAGGCGGCGCTGGGGTTGCTGCCGGCCGTGATCGACGAGACGGCCTGGTCGGCCTGGACCTCGGCCGTCAAGGAGGCGACCGGGGCCAAGGGCAAGACCCTGT